One Capra hircus breed San Clemente unplaced genomic scaffold, ASM170441v1, whole genome shotgun sequence DNA segment encodes these proteins:
- the LOC108634559 gene encoding testis-specific Y-encoded protein 3-like yields the protein MESETGPEEGGSTPGSWILVVSPGPHEGGALGPTGLVGAAEAMQAPSGAPGEEAALFWVEEVEEGAALEEGEVAGIGQEFQLLVLDVMEEVEVVVYEEQEQVSSEDQGQEHPRPRAPSDQPALEALVALQLELDPVNKKAQRAHARLKHKNCQRRRVHLEHRSAIIQGIPGFWVEVFRNHPQMSVLMSNQDEDMLHFMTNLKVEEFRHPTHHCKITLSFRRNRYFQNEVIVKEYLINITGYQASCSTPVQWYQGFERKAYSRRHHDSSVNFFNWFFDHNFTGSDRIAEIIIKDLWPNPLQYYVKRKAPPREIPGGQEGYVATLFKGQWEHLEHMELTEGLVNI from the exons atggagagtgAGACGGGGCCAGAGGAAGGCGGCAGCACCCCAGGATCCTGGATCTTGGTTGTGAGCCCGGGTCCTCACGAgggaggggccctggggcctACCGGCCTCGTGGGGGCGGCAGAGGCGATGCAGGCCCCAAGTGGTGCGCCAGGAGAGGAGGCCGCCCTATTCTGGGTGGAGGAAGTGGAGGAAGGTgcggccctggaggagggagaggtggcGGGAATTGGGCAGGAGTTCCAGCTGCTGGTGTTAGACgtcatggaggaggtggaggtggtggtgtaCGAAGAGCAGGAGCAGGTGTCCTCGGAGGATCAGGGCCAGGAACATCCAAGGCCCAGAGCCCCGAGTGACCAGCCTGCACTGGAGGCGCTGGTGGCCCTGCAGCTGGAGTTGGATCCCGTGAATAAGAAAGCCCAAAGGGCGCATGCTCGCCTGAAACATAAGAACTGCCAGAGACGGAGGGTGCATCTAGAACACAGAAGTGCCATCATCCAGGGAATCCCTGGCTTCTGGGTCGAAGTT TTTAGGAACCACCCCCAAATGTCAGTTTTGATGAGCAACCAAGATGAAGACATGCTTCACTTCATGACCAACTTGAAG GTGGAGGAATTCAGGCATCCCACTCATCACTGCAAGATCACATTGTCCTTTCGGAGGAATAGGTATTTCCAGAATGAAGTGATTGTTAAGGAGTATCTGATTAACATCACTG GGTACCAAGCATCTTGTTCGACTCCAGTTCAGTGGTACCAGGGGTTTGAACGTAAGGCATACAGCCGCAGGCACCATGACAGCAGTGTTAACTTCTTCAACTGGTTCTTTGACCACAACTTCACTGGATCTGACCGGATTGCTGAG ATCATCATAAAGGATCTGTGGCCCAATCCTTTGCAGTACTATGTGAAGAGGAAGGCTCCACCACGAGAGATACCGGGAGGACAAGAG GGCTATGTCGCTACCCTGTTCAAGGGCCAATGGGAACACCTGGAGCATATGGAGCTCACTGAGGGGCTGGTCAACATTTAG